A region of Flavobacterium indicum GPTSA100-9 = DSM 17447 DNA encodes the following proteins:
- a CDS encoding T9SS type A sorting domain-containing protein, whose product MKIPFKLFVATMFCWTISNAQEILWEKSYGGKHAEYLFDVLATPDYGFVLAGSSISGKTGNKEDANKGDLDYWLWKMDEKGDLEWQKSFGGNGVDMLYSVKITKDVGYILAGISNSSKSLDKKDDSKGGDDIWIVKLNAKGNELWQKTIGGKGQEKVSVIRVLSDGSYIIGGSSSSYKTRVATNGQINPYNKSEDTRGNLDYWIIKMKDDGSIVWQKTLGGKFVDELKDLVVLPNGNILAGGYSNSPISGDKTEENFGLGDFWLVELNTQGDLVWQQTLGAEAEDNLLAIEPTSDGGFIIGGNSNSSTSLVKTKGSRNGSDFWIIKFDKDKNIQWQETYDYGTYDVLTSIVENTDGTYLLGGYAQTEQKGNMNSKIAKNDKEGISDYLALKINAKGEEIWTKSIGSKGEEVMKKLLETRDGGYVLAGTSKGTSSRDKQSNIGGSDFWVVKLKDKDKPLKEKLPIEAFPNPVITFTNVIVGYEYDYGTATVYDINGRQLQQQDLKGERTLPFELVNYPNGIYIIVVKTNKEEHSVKIIKK is encoded by the coding sequence ATGAAAATTCCTTTCAAATTATTTGTTGCAACAATGTTTTGTTGGACAATTTCAAATGCCCAAGAGATTCTTTGGGAAAAATCATATGGTGGTAAACATGCCGAGTATTTATTTGATGTTTTAGCAACTCCTGATTATGGATTTGTATTAGCAGGAAGTTCTATTTCTGGTAAAACTGGTAATAAAGAAGACGCTAATAAAGGCGACTTGGATTACTGGTTGTGGAAAATGGATGAAAAAGGTGATTTAGAATGGCAAAAAAGCTTCGGAGGTAATGGCGTTGATATGCTTTATAGTGTGAAAATCACTAAAGATGTAGGTTATATTTTGGCAGGTATATCAAATTCATCTAAAAGTTTAGATAAAAAGGATGACTCTAAAGGAGGTGATGATATTTGGATTGTTAAACTTAATGCTAAAGGGAATGAACTTTGGCAAAAAACAATTGGTGGAAAAGGTCAAGAAAAAGTTAGTGTAATTAGAGTACTTAGTGATGGTAGTTACATAATTGGAGGTTCTTCTTCTTCTTATAAAACTAGGGTTGCAACTAATGGGCAAATAAATCCTTATAATAAATCAGAAGATACTAGAGGAAACTTGGATTATTGGATTATTAAAATGAAAGACGATGGTTCAATTGTGTGGCAAAAAACATTGGGTGGGAAATTTGTAGATGAATTAAAGGATCTAGTTGTTTTACCAAATGGAAATATCTTAGCTGGCGGTTATTCAAATTCACCAATATCAGGAGACAAAACAGAGGAAAATTTTGGTTTGGGTGATTTTTGGCTAGTTGAATTAAATACCCAAGGGGATTTAGTTTGGCAACAGACATTAGGAGCAGAAGCAGAAGATAATTTATTAGCAATTGAACCTACAAGTGATGGTGGTTTTATTATAGGTGGAAATTCTAATTCTTCTACTTCATTAGTAAAAACAAAAGGAAGTAGAAACGGAAGTGATTTTTGGATTATCAAGTTTGATAAGGATAAAAACATTCAATGGCAAGAAACTTATGATTATGGCACTTATGATGTTTTAACTTCAATAGTTGAAAATACGGATGGCACTTATTTACTTGGAGGTTATGCGCAAACGGAACAAAAAGGAAATATGAATTCTAAAATTGCCAAAAACGACAAAGAAGGAATTAGCGATTATTTAGCGTTGAAAATAAATGCAAAAGGTGAAGAAATCTGGACTAAATCAATAGGGAGCAAAGGTGAAGAAGTAATGAAAAAGTTACTTGAGACAAGAGATGGCGGATATGTATTAGCAGGAACATCAAAAGGAACTTCATCAAGAGACAAACAAAGTAATATTGGAGGTTCAGATTTTTGGGTAGTAAAATTAAAAGATAAAGACAAACCACTTAAAGAAAAATTACCAATAGAAGCTTTCCCAAATCCAGTAATAACTTTTACTAATGTAATTGTAGGTTATGAATACGACTATGGAACTGCAACCGTATATGATATAAATGGAAGACAATTACAACAACAAGATTTAAAAGGCGAACGCACATTACCATTTGAATTGGTAAATTATCCAAATGGAATATACATAATTGTAGTAAAAACAAATAAAGAAGAACATTCAGTTAAAATAATAAAGAAATAA
- a CDS encoding ApeA N-terminal domain 1-containing protein — MDNNFKLHRGQVYFETDGFIESYDATLNIENNSYVLEVKGNCFSFTDYKIIQGEFQDLGYVTLVECFLSGMSSGFISSFKYNVLHIIEGVKINQFEELNFSSLSIEMPILKN, encoded by the coding sequence ATGGATAATAATTTTAAATTACATAGAGGACAGGTATATTTTGAAACAGATGGTTTTATTGAAAGCTATGATGCTACATTAAATATTGAAAACAACTCATATGTTTTAGAAGTAAAAGGTAATTGCTTTTCATTTACAGATTATAAAATAATACAAGGAGAGTTTCAAGATTTAGGATATGTTACTTTAGTAGAATGCTTTTTAAGTGGTATGTCTTCAGGTTTTATTAGTTCATTTAAATATAATGTTTTACACATCATTGAAGGTGTAAAAATCAATCAGTTTGAAGAATTAAATTTTTCTTCTTTATCAATTGAAATGCCTATTTTAAAAAATTAG
- a CDS encoding HEPN domain-containing protein — MYCKESFSKKNITIEEYFELNISANNNLNLFDLINYYRKVKILLNFFGQHHSANDYFYLKENNIIYENQDEPLIIKLHTSSVNFINNFNFNFNFSYDDLVDSYEKIFDSWFNNQKLEDSINLVAEKSFLKLSGETYFLNTCFSLETLHRKHFKNNVYEEDIFKELSERIIKKLESDEKKLFLEKLQYANEPSFRKRLRDFKEDFSIAIKGDFNLKNLIGNIVDTRNYLVHRGEKKNVLDNIEMSKVAKVIENVVKINIFRLIGIDEEKIKTKVKAIEYNSIISND, encoded by the coding sequence TTGTATTGCAAGGAAAGTTTTTCAAAAAAAAACATAACCATTGAAGAATATTTTGAGTTAAATATTTCAGCCAACAATAATCTTAATCTTTTTGATTTAATTAATTATTATAGAAAAGTCAAAATATTACTAAATTTTTTTGGTCAGCATCATTCAGCTAATGATTATTTTTATTTGAAAGAAAATAATATTATTTATGAAAATCAAGATGAGCCATTAATAATAAAACTTCATACATCAAGTGTGAATTTCATCAACAATTTCAACTTTAATTTTAACTTTTCTTACGATGATTTGGTTGACTCTTATGAAAAGATATTTGATTCTTGGTTTAACAATCAAAAATTAGAAGATTCAATAAATTTAGTTGCAGAAAAAAGTTTTCTAAAATTATCAGGTGAAACATATTTTTTGAATACTTGTTTTTCTTTAGAAACTCTTCACAGAAAACACTTCAAAAATAATGTTTATGAAGAAGATATTTTTAAAGAATTGAGTGAAAGAATAATTAAAAAATTGGAAAGTGATGAAAAAAAATTATTTTTAGAAAAATTGCAATATGCCAATGAACCTTCATTTAGGAAAAGATTAAGAGATTTTAAAGAAGATTTTTCAATAGCTATAAAAGGAGATTTCAATTTAAAAAACTTAATAGGTAATATTGTTGATACAAGAAATTATTTAGTTCATAGAGGTGAAAAGAAAAATGTACTTGACAATATCGAGATGAGTAAAGTTGCCAAGGTAATTGAAAATGTAGTTAAGATTAATATTTTTAGATTGATTGGTATTGATGAAGAAAAGATTAAAACCAAAGTAAAGGCAATAGAATATAATTCCATTATTAGTAATGATTAA
- a CDS encoding S8 family serine peptidase, with the protein MKNNYLKYSKFTYILFFNLIFCFVFSQNEKQVAEIIKEYDMVKANQLLKQFQQKELKEKREVAEYAKKYNIPIFKENPDQSFDQLMRIDQSGIPIYYSIYNAEAAISTRVPFLRSGGGLGLNLTGTGMVPRMWDGGPIHAHNEYSGRINLVDNTVRNTNSFHAIHVMGTIMATGLSAAAKGMAPNATSRSFDWDNDESEAISEAMNGMLLSNHSYGVPVSSVSTTPWYIGAYSAEAYNWDVIAYTFPYYLPVMSAGNDGGTTNPSPTTAGYDKLNGNKNAKNIVTIANAQDATVDASGNITAGGAIHSSSSQGPSDDRRIKPDLTGDGAGTGAGIYSCGNGTGTGGTVTQYTTMLGTSMAAPNITGTLTLIQQHANNVNGKFLRAATLKGLVCHTATDRGNAGPDARYGWGYVDAKKSAETITNNGLTSWISEETLNQGQTFTMQVVATGGTTPLLGSICWTDVPSTSKINTGTLNESLPDLTNDLDIRITQGANTYYPWRLQSSATALALRDGDNIVDNVERINIDAPTAGTVYTITVTHKGTLADGPQKFALVVTGITSNFTFKTLADTKTICSNAGNAVYNFSMTKIGGANVTMSAANVPAGASLSFSQSTFSANGTFDVTISNLASVAAGTYTIDIIGNNGSETEIRKIYLTVYHPTFANPVLLTPANGATGITTSTNLTWQNDINVTSWDVEVSTSPTFASLAYSGNVTSPSFSLNSLASQTIYYWRVKPKNGCANGNFSAERSFQTAIIDCSPAVFNGTIVDGTLETTANGVGTATVNVTGGLTIGKITASVNITHTYVQDLTITLTGPAAIGSPVITLQEEACGGQPDINCTYDDNGVAPACSTTSPAISGTIKSFEALANLDGLAANGTWTLTVNDPYNGDGGTLNAFSLKICNKQAITPVPNLVTNTINVLTNSTIAISNTEMNATSTAQTDVQQTYTVLELPSIGTLKKSGVNLNVGTTFTQKDINDGIVTYTNSQPTPATTSFRVDVKNVNNGWVPSRSVNINIVSCGSTISSWNGTTWSNGVPSRTVAATFAGNYTSTGDLEACSITVNSGVNVTIGSGHTFVVGGSVTVNGTGTLTVNNNGALRQLDGAAVNTGNIVVKRDSAPMVRLDYTAWSSPVSGQQLQAFSPNTLPTRFYQYLYTGTTTPTAYQSVSPTTNFVVGKGYMIRAADNWPTTLTTFNGQFTGVPNNGNVSQPVGVGYNLLGNPYASPIDARAFLSANPSVGTLYFWTHTVAASGGVYPVNNYASYTTLGGTASAAGGAVPNGFIQTGQGFFVNATAAGNLNFTNTQRVNASSSTQFFRTSNAAVTQEVNNEVHRIWLNLNDVSNNYNQILVGYTNGATNGYDHSIDGEVLDKSTTMLYNVINDTEYVIQGKGLPFADTDEVALGLKATAAGTYTISLGNVDGLFASQDVFVKDNVTNIIHDIKQAPYVFTTEAGTFNTRFKLVYKNTVMSNEDFVPADHIVVFVQNDVVKVDSTQEIASVQVFDVLGRNIYTNDKVNEKTLSIASIANRNQALIVKVALTNGQTIDRKVIK; encoded by the coding sequence ATGAAAAATAACTACTTAAAGTACTCAAAATTTACTTATATTTTATTTTTTAACTTAATTTTTTGCTTTGTTTTTTCTCAAAATGAAAAACAAGTAGCTGAAATCATTAAAGAGTATGATATGGTTAAAGCCAATCAATTGCTTAAACAGTTTCAGCAAAAAGAATTAAAAGAAAAAAGGGAAGTAGCAGAATATGCTAAAAAATACAATATTCCAATTTTTAAAGAAAATCCAGATCAATCATTTGATCAGTTAATGCGAATTGATCAATCAGGTATTCCAATTTACTACTCCATTTATAATGCTGAAGCGGCTATTTCTACTAGAGTGCCATTTTTAAGAAGTGGTGGTGGATTAGGTTTGAATTTAACAGGAACAGGTATGGTGCCTAGAATGTGGGACGGCGGACCTATTCATGCTCACAATGAGTATTCAGGTAGAATAAATTTAGTAGATAACACGGTACGAAATACAAATAGTTTTCATGCTATTCACGTAATGGGAACAATTATGGCAACAGGTTTGTCGGCTGCTGCAAAAGGTATGGCGCCTAATGCAACTTCAAGGTCTTTTGATTGGGATAATGACGAATCAGAAGCTATTTCAGAAGCAATGAATGGGATGTTGTTGTCTAATCATTCATACGGAGTTCCGGTTTCTTCTGTTTCTACTACACCATGGTATATTGGTGCTTATTCAGCTGAAGCTTACAATTGGGATGTTATTGCTTATACTTTTCCTTATTATTTGCCAGTTATGTCGGCAGGTAATGATGGCGGAACAACTAATCCGAGTCCAACAACAGCTGGATATGATAAATTGAATGGAAATAAAAATGCTAAAAATATAGTAACTATTGCCAATGCTCAAGACGCTACTGTGGATGCTTCAGGTAATATTACAGCAGGAGGAGCAATACATTCCTCGTCAAGTCAAGGTCCGTCAGACGATAGAAGAATCAAGCCTGATTTAACAGGTGATGGAGCTGGTACAGGAGCAGGAATTTATTCTTGTGGAAATGGAACGGGAACTGGTGGTACTGTAACTCAATATACAACAATGTTAGGTACATCAATGGCAGCACCTAATATTACAGGAACTTTAACTCTAATTCAACAACACGCAAATAATGTAAATGGTAAGTTTCTCAGAGCAGCAACTTTGAAAGGCTTAGTATGTCATACAGCTACGGATAGAGGAAATGCTGGTCCAGATGCAAGATACGGTTGGGGTTATGTGGATGCAAAAAAATCTGCTGAAACAATTACAAATAATGGATTGACTTCTTGGATTTCTGAAGAAACTTTAAATCAAGGTCAAACGTTTACAATGCAAGTGGTAGCTACTGGAGGGACAACACCTTTATTAGGCTCAATATGTTGGACAGATGTTCCTAGTACTTCAAAGATAAATACTGGAACTTTAAATGAATCTTTGCCTGATTTAACAAATGATTTAGATATTAGAATCACACAAGGAGCAAATACTTATTATCCTTGGAGATTACAAAGTAGCGCAACAGCTCTAGCATTAAGAGATGGTGATAATATAGTGGATAATGTAGAAAGAATTAATATTGATGCGCCAACAGCAGGAACTGTGTATACAATTACAGTCACTCACAAGGGTACTCTTGCAGACGGACCTCAAAAATTTGCACTTGTTGTAACAGGTATTACTTCTAATTTTACTTTTAAAACATTGGCAGATACAAAAACTATTTGTTCTAATGCTGGAAATGCTGTTTACAATTTTTCAATGACAAAAATTGGGGGTGCTAATGTTACTATGAGTGCGGCCAATGTTCCAGCAGGGGCAAGTTTGAGTTTTAGTCAGTCTACATTTTCTGCTAATGGTACTTTTGATGTAACTATTAGTAATTTAGCTTCGGTTGCAGCGGGTACTTATACAATAGATATTATTGGTAACAATGGCTCAGAAACAGAAATAAGAAAGATTTATCTAACTGTATATCATCCTACATTTGCAAATCCTGTTTTATTAACTCCTGCAAATGGAGCAACTGGGATTACTACATCTACGAATTTAACGTGGCAAAATGATATTAATGTTACAAGTTGGGATGTGGAAGTTTCAACAAGTCCAACTTTTGCTTCTCTTGCCTATTCTGGGAATGTTACATCACCAAGTTTTAGTTTAAATAGTTTGGCTTCTCAAACAATATATTATTGGAGAGTGAAGCCTAAAAATGGTTGTGCTAATGGAAATTTCTCTGCAGAAAGAAGTTTTCAAACGGCAATAATAGACTGTTCGCCAGCTGTTTTCAATGGAACTATTGTTGATGGTACATTGGAAACAACAGCGAATGGCGTTGGTACAGCAACAGTTAATGTAACAGGTGGGCTTACTATTGGTAAAATTACAGCATCAGTCAATATAACACATACTTATGTTCAAGATTTGACCATAACCTTGACTGGACCTGCAGCTATTGGAAGTCCGGTAATTACACTTCAAGAAGAAGCTTGTGGAGGGCAGCCCGATATTAATTGTACTTATGATGATAATGGTGTTGCTCCAGCTTGTAGTACAACTTCTCCTGCAATTTCAGGTACAATTAAATCCTTTGAAGCTTTAGCAAATTTAGACGGATTAGCGGCAAACGGAACGTGGACATTAACTGTAAATGACCCTTACAATGGAGATGGTGGCACCTTGAACGCATTTAGTTTAAAAATTTGTAATAAGCAAGCTATTACACCTGTTCCAAATCTAGTTACAAATACAATAAATGTATTAACAAATTCTACCATTGCAATTTCAAATACTGAAATGAATGCGACTTCTACAGCTCAAACGGATGTTCAACAAACATATACAGTTTTAGAGTTGCCATCAATTGGGACATTGAAAAAAAGTGGTGTAAATTTAAATGTAGGTACTACCTTCACTCAAAAAGATATAAATGATGGAATCGTTACTTATACCAATTCACAACCAACTCCAGCAACTACTTCTTTTAGAGTTGATGTTAAAAATGTAAATAATGGATGGGTGCCAAGTAGATCTGTAAATATTAATATTGTATCATGTGGAAGTACTATTTCTTCTTGGAACGGTACAACTTGGTCAAATGGAGTTCCTTCAAGAACAGTTGCTGCTACATTTGCGGGTAATTACACTTCTACGGGCGATTTAGAAGCGTGTTCAATCACGGTTAATTCAGGAGTAAATGTTACTATTGGTTCTGGACATACTTTTGTGGTTGGAGGGTCTGTAACGGTTAATGGTACGGGTACTTTAACAGTGAATAATAATGGAGCATTACGTCAGTTAGATGGTGCTGCTGTAAATACAGGAAACATTGTTGTTAAAAGAGATTCAGCGCCTATGGTACGATTGGATTACACAGCTTGGTCGTCACCGGTTTCGGGTCAACAATTACAGGCATTTTCACCAAATACTTTACCAACGAGATTCTACCAATATTTATATACGGGTACTACAACACCTACGGCTTATCAATCAGTTTCACCAACAACTAATTTTGTGGTTGGAAAAGGATACATGATTAGAGCTGCGGATAACTGGCCAACAACCTTAACAACGTTTAATGGTCAATTTACAGGAGTTCCAAACAATGGAAATGTGTCACAACCGGTGGGTGTAGGGTATAATTTATTAGGAAATCCTTACGCATCACCAATTGATGCACGTGCATTTTTAAGTGCTAATCCATCAGTAGGTACGTTATATTTCTGGACGCACACAGTTGCAGCAAGTGGAGGTGTTTATCCGGTTAATAATTATGCTTCTTATACTACTTTAGGAGGTACGGCTTCTGCAGCAGGAGGAGCAGTGCCAAATGGATTTATACAAACAGGTCAAGGATTCTTTGTAAATGCTACTGCAGCTGGGAACTTAAATTTCACAAATACCCAACGTGTCAATGCAAGTTCAAGCACACAATTCTTTAGAACATCAAATGCTGCTGTTACACAAGAAGTAAATAATGAAGTACATAGAATTTGGTTAAACTTAAACGATGTATCAAATAATTATAATCAAATATTAGTGGGTTATACTAATGGTGCTACCAATGGATATGATCATAGTATTGATGGAGAAGTGTTAGATAAGAGTACTACGATGTTGTATAATGTAATTAACGATACAGAGTATGTTATTCAAGGAAAAGGATTGCCTTTTGCAGATACAGACGAAGTAGCATTAGGATTAAAAGCTACGGCAGCGGGTACTTACACTATTTCATTAGGAAATGTAGACGGATTATTTGCTTCACAAGATGTTTTTGTAAAAGACAATGTGACAAATATTATCCATGATATAAAACAAGCGCCATATGTGTTTACAACAGAAGCGGGTACTTTTAATACTAGATTTAAATTAGTGTATAAAAATACAGTAATGTCTAATGAAGATTTTGTACCAGCCGACCATATTGTAGTTTTTGTTCAAAATGATGTAGTAAAAGTTGATTCTACACAAGAGATAGCTTCGGTTCAGGTGTTTGATGTGTTAGGAAGAAACATTTATACTAATGATAAGGTGAATGAGAAAACACTTTCGATAGCATCGATTGCCAATAGAAATCAAGCATTAATTGTAAAAGTTGCCTTAACAAATGGACAAACAATTGATAGAAAAGTAATTAAATAA
- a CDS encoding primase-helicase family protein, translating to MDSINNYLRIGTEYYRICNEPFTYDTIRILRKWKKHLIIDDLGKDVANKISKFYGFCVCPSHSNYQQVINGYYNNYSKLSYEPKEGSWNTIEQLLKHIFNEQYNLGLDYLNLLWKEPKQKLPILCLVSKERETGKTTFLNLLKHLFETNVTLNTNEDFRSNFNSDWASKLLICIDETFLDKKEDSERIKNLSTSNYYKSEAKGKDKEEVEFIGKFVLCSNNEDSFIKIDANETRYWVRKIEPLEKQNPNLLEVLKSEIPAFAHFLENRKIESPKVSRMWFSPEQIYTNALQVLKLGNKTLIESEIRELLIENFEFFNVDELCYSSKDILDLLKTKNINSNSIYIAKVIQNEFNICIEKNSSYKFYNSNSSIQSNYPENDFINKKGRYFRFLKKDFVVEC from the coding sequence ATGGATTCAATCAATAATTATTTAAGAATTGGTACAGAATATTATAGAATATGTAATGAACCATTTACATACGACACAATTAGAATATTGAGAAAATGGAAAAAGCATTTAATCATTGATGATTTAGGCAAAGATGTTGCAAATAAAATTAGTAAGTTCTATGGATTTTGTGTTTGTCCTTCTCATTCTAATTATCAACAGGTTATCAATGGATATTATAACAATTATAGTAAGTTAAGTTATGAACCAAAAGAAGGTTCATGGAATACTATTGAACAATTGTTGAAACATATATTTAACGAACAATACAACTTAGGTTTAGATTATTTAAACCTACTTTGGAAAGAACCAAAACAAAAATTACCCATACTTTGTTTGGTTAGTAAAGAAAGAGAAACAGGAAAAACAACTTTTTTAAACCTTTTAAAACATTTGTTTGAAACCAATGTTACATTAAATACAAATGAAGATTTTAGAAGCAATTTTAATTCAGATTGGGCAAGTAAACTATTAATCTGTATAGATGAAACTTTTTTGGATAAAAAAGAAGATAGTGAAAGAATTAAAAACCTTTCAACTTCTAATTATTATAAAAGTGAAGCTAAAGGCAAAGACAAGGAAGAAGTTGAATTTATAGGAAAGTTTGTTTTATGTTCCAACAATGAAGATTCATTTATTAAAATTGATGCTAACGAAACCAGATATTGGGTTAGAAAAATTGAACCTTTAGAAAAACAGAATCCTAATTTATTAGAAGTTTTAAAATCTGAAATCCCTGCATTTGCTCACTTTCTAGAAAATAGAAAAATTGAAAGTCCTAAAGTTTCAAGAATGTGGTTTAGTCCTGAGCAGATTTATACCAACGCATTACAAGTTTTAAAATTAGGAAATAAAACCCTTATTGAAAGTGAAATAAGAGAATTATTAATTGAAAATTTTGAATTTTTTAATGTAGATGAACTTTGTTATTCTTCAAAAGACATTTTAGACTTATTAAAAACAAAAAATATTAACTCAAATTCAATTTATATTGCTAAGGTAATTCAAAATGAATTTAATATATGTATTGAAAAAAATTCTTCATATAAATTTTATAATTCAAATAGTAGTATTCAAAGTAATTATCCTGAAAATGATTTTATAAATAAAAAAGGTAGGTATTTTAGATTTTTAAAAAAGGATTTTGTTGTTGAATGTTGA
- a CDS encoding helix-turn-helix domain-containing protein encodes MEQILNFKIEIPDEFKNEIISGVVTQIKDLMLNNKAENQNDLLSRAETANLLKISLVKLWQLTKDKVIPVYKIGNKVLYKRSEVEQLFNSNLL; translated from the coding sequence ATGGAACAAATTTTAAATTTTAAAATCGAAATCCCAGATGAATTCAAAAATGAAATCATCTCGGGCGTTGTTACACAAATCAAGGATTTGATGTTAAACAACAAAGCAGAAAATCAAAATGATTTACTAAGTAGAGCAGAAACTGCCAATCTTCTCAAAATTTCCTTAGTCAAACTTTGGCAATTAACCAAAGACAAGGTCATTCCTGTTTACAAAATTGGAAACAAAGTTTTGTATAAAAGAAGCGAAGTTGAACAATTATTCAATTCTAACCTTTTATAG